The Afipia massiliensis genome has a segment encoding these proteins:
- a CDS encoding slipin family protein, with product MMLDYATYILLAIIVIVFLSSAIRILREYERGVVFTLGRFTGVKGPGLIILIPFVQQMVKADLRVVVQDVPPQDVISRDNVSVKVNAVLYFRIVDPERAIIKVGNFMAATSQLAQTTLRSVLGKHELDEMLAERDKLNADIQEILDQQTDAWGIKVTNIEIKDVDLNENMVRAIAKQAEAERLRRAKVINALGEQQAAEKLVEAGRILAQEPQAMQLRYFAALHDIAGERSSTVVFPLPMDLLSHLSPRPAGPS from the coding sequence ATGATGCTCGATTACGCAACTTATATCCTGCTCGCGATCATCGTGATCGTATTTCTCTCCTCGGCCATTCGCATCCTGCGGGAATACGAGCGCGGCGTCGTCTTCACGCTCGGCCGCTTCACCGGCGTGAAAGGTCCGGGCCTCATTATCCTGATTCCGTTCGTGCAGCAGATGGTGAAGGCCGATCTCAGGGTGGTGGTGCAGGACGTGCCGCCACAGGACGTGATTTCCCGTGACAACGTTTCCGTCAAGGTGAACGCCGTTCTCTATTTCCGCATCGTCGACCCCGAACGCGCGATCATCAAGGTCGGAAATTTCATGGCCGCGACCAGCCAGCTAGCGCAGACCACGCTGCGTTCAGTGCTCGGCAAACACGAACTGGACGAGATGCTCGCCGAGCGGGACAAACTCAACGCCGACATTCAGGAGATTCTCGATCAGCAAACCGACGCCTGGGGCATCAAGGTGACCAACATTGAAATCAAGGATGTCGATCTCAATGAAAACATGGTTCGCGCCATCGCAAAGCAGGCCGAAGCGGAGCGGCTCCGGCGCGCGAAGGTGATCAACGCACTGGGCGAACAACAAGCCGCAGAGAAGCTTGTCGAGGCCGGCCGAATCCTCGCACAGGAGCCGCAGGCGATGCAGTTGCGCTATTTCGCGGCGCTGCACGACATCGCGGGTGAGCGATCATCGACAGTGGTGTTTCCGCTACCGATGGATCTGCTCAGCCATCTGAGCCCGCGGCCGGCGGGGCCATCGTAA
- a CDS encoding NfeD family protein, giving the protein MQTVQAALVAAIAAAALIVSPLPASAEGSRKLVLTIVIEGAIGPATTGYVKDALAKARERHADAVILRLNTPGGLASSMREIIADVLASPVPVVGYVAPSGAHAASAGTYLLYATHIAAMAPGTNLGAATPVQIGSPVPGLPGITPDKDGKDKKDSARQTEPKDAMTAKATNDAAAFIRSLAELRGRNADWAEKAVREAASLSASAALQAGVIDLIARDPAELLRQIDGRVVELPGGDRRHLATKDATIETIDPGWISRFLSIITNPNVAFLLLLVGIYGLIFEFMSPGAVAPGVVGTICLLLGLYALNLLPINYAGLGLMVVGIALLIIEAFNPTVVLGLGGAIAFVLGALMLFTIEAPGYRLSWTFVGIVAAMFIGLTLIVFGSLRRARKAPAQVGGQAMRGLPAEVLDWSDIEGHVLTQGERWQARGTEAFKPGEMVEVASITDLTLTVRRRPALSAGEGGVR; this is encoded by the coding sequence GTGCAGACCGTACAGGCGGCTCTTGTTGCGGCAATTGCTGCCGCCGCTCTGATTGTCTCTCCCCTTCCCGCCTCGGCGGAGGGGAGTCGCAAGCTTGTGCTGACAATCGTGATCGAGGGAGCGATCGGACCGGCGACCACTGGTTACGTGAAGGATGCCCTGGCCAAGGCACGTGAACGACACGCAGACGCCGTCATTCTGCGTCTGAATACGCCAGGCGGCCTCGCCAGCAGCATGCGTGAGATCATCGCCGATGTGCTGGCCTCGCCCGTTCCCGTCGTAGGTTATGTGGCCCCTTCCGGAGCCCATGCCGCCAGCGCCGGCACTTATCTCCTCTATGCAACGCATATCGCCGCAATGGCGCCGGGCACCAATCTCGGCGCAGCGACGCCGGTACAAATCGGCAGTCCGGTGCCGGGCTTGCCGGGCATCACCCCCGACAAGGACGGCAAGGACAAAAAAGACAGCGCCCGGCAAACGGAGCCGAAGGACGCAATGACGGCGAAGGCGACAAACGACGCCGCCGCCTTTATCCGCAGCCTCGCCGAGTTGCGAGGACGTAACGCCGATTGGGCTGAGAAAGCCGTCCGCGAAGCAGCCAGTCTTTCCGCCAGCGCCGCGCTGCAAGCGGGTGTTATCGATCTCATCGCGCGCGACCCGGCCGAACTGCTCAGGCAAATCGATGGTCGCGTCGTGGAACTGCCCGGTGGCGACAGGCGGCATCTGGCGACGAAGGATGCGACGATCGAGACGATCGATCCCGGATGGATCTCGCGATTTCTGTCGATTATCACCAACCCCAACGTCGCCTTCCTTCTTCTGCTGGTTGGCATCTACGGTCTGATTTTTGAATTCATGTCTCCTGGCGCCGTCGCTCCCGGCGTGGTCGGCACGATCTGTCTGCTGCTGGGCCTCTATGCCCTCAACCTGCTGCCGATCAACTATGCCGGCCTTGGGCTGATGGTGGTGGGGATCGCGCTTCTGATCATCGAGGCCTTCAACCCGACCGTGGTTCTTGGCCTCGGCGGAGCCATCGCCTTCGTCCTCGGTGCGCTGATGCTGTTCACGATCGAAGCGCCCGGATACCGGCTGTCATGGACGTTCGTCGGCATCGTGGCGGCGATGTTCATCGGACTGACTCTCATTGTGTTCGGCTCGCTTCGGCGCGCCCGCAAGGCTCCGGCACAAGTCGGCGGGCAGGCCATGCGCGGACTGCCCGCCGAGGTTCTCGACTGGAGCGATATTGAGGGCCACGTCCTCACACAAGGTGAGCGCTGGCAAGCCCGCGGCACGGAAGCATTCAAGCCTGGAGAGATGGTCGAGGTGGCCAGCATCACGGATCTGACGCTGACGGTGCGTCGCCGGCCGGCACTCAGCGCCGGTGAAGGAGGTGTGCGATGA
- a CDS encoding GGDEF domain-containing protein, producing the protein MTSRSAGYFGAFLQRLKFRLLRSMPCGDDHSLRRKLLIGTGIALVCTGILATSVIGSALDDYRRARQNLSGLESYRLILETANLLSAERGPSNSVLGDVGVTHGALRERLTAFRAKSDAILDQLPASAGVPRDLLAPTRAQLQKGRQEVDRVAAIPRDLRRLDDVQSVIESMFDVVDIFQSVVAWKASALTTQNPELAAPVMTGRMFGELREYGGRIASQIMAPIAVSQPLPLKNLVDSNRTRGRILQLWHLAGGRQVVGHDDRRLSADLHDVEMMFFGEGLGILDGLVAEGRKSGNYSMTADEFTVRFVKTLKPLERLRGDFLDITIERFTVLRNGALVTLAVTVTITTIILGILAGLLVAAQRFVFGPLMRAREAVIVLAEDRPTVPYPEPHHATEMRRLFDAIVILRRSLAERASLTKELKQQAETDGLTGLMNRGALDMIGERHAGNRAGENAACLILMDIDHFKAINDRYGHLEGDHVLKECVRMVRPMLRPGDIFARFGGEEFVILMSGDDLAGANALAKRIRAALEAHEFVLSDGTTLTVTASFGVAKGNLGQLAWRQLVEAADAALYRAKSDGRNCVCHSQQLHPTLVPDLPKGRDADAPARKPAAAR; encoded by the coding sequence ATGACCTCAAGGTCCGCCGGATATTTCGGGGCATTCCTGCAACGGCTCAAATTTCGGCTCTTGCGCAGCATGCCGTGCGGCGACGATCACAGCCTTCGCCGCAAGTTGTTGATCGGGACCGGAATCGCACTCGTCTGCACCGGGATTCTCGCCACCAGCGTGATCGGCAGTGCACTCGACGATTACCGCCGCGCGCGCCAGAATCTCAGTGGGCTGGAGAGCTACCGGCTGATCCTCGAAACCGCCAATCTTCTGTCGGCTGAACGTGGGCCGTCCAACAGTGTGCTCGGCGACGTCGGCGTGACGCACGGCGCGCTGCGCGAACGTCTGACCGCGTTTCGCGCGAAATCCGACGCCATTCTCGATCAGCTACCGGCGAGCGCGGGCGTTCCCCGGGACCTGCTCGCGCCGACCAGGGCGCAGCTTCAAAAGGGCCGGCAGGAAGTGGACCGGGTCGCGGCCATTCCGCGCGATCTGCGGCGTCTCGACGACGTACAGTCCGTGATCGAAAGCATGTTCGACGTGGTCGATATCTTCCAGTCCGTGGTGGCCTGGAAGGCGAGTGCTTTGACGACGCAAAATCCCGAGCTCGCAGCGCCGGTGATGACCGGGCGGATGTTCGGAGAACTGCGCGAGTATGGCGGCAGGATCGCGTCGCAGATCATGGCGCCGATCGCCGTCAGTCAGCCGCTGCCACTGAAAAATCTCGTCGACAGCAACCGGACCCGTGGCCGCATTCTCCAGTTGTGGCACCTGGCCGGAGGCCGGCAGGTGGTCGGCCACGACGATCGGCGGCTGTCGGCCGATCTTCACGATGTCGAAATGATGTTCTTTGGCGAAGGCCTCGGCATTCTCGACGGGCTGGTGGCGGAAGGCCGCAAGTCGGGCAACTACTCGATGACGGCGGACGAGTTCACCGTCCGCTTCGTCAAGACCCTGAAGCCGCTGGAACGCCTGCGCGGAGATTTTCTCGATATCACCATCGAGCGCTTCACCGTGCTTCGGAACGGGGCGCTGGTGACCCTTGCGGTCACGGTCACCATCACCACGATCATTCTCGGAATTCTGGCCGGTCTGCTGGTCGCGGCCCAGCGGTTTGTGTTCGGGCCGTTGATGCGGGCGCGGGAAGCCGTGATCGTGCTGGCTGAGGATCGTCCCACTGTGCCCTATCCCGAGCCGCATCACGCCACCGAGATGCGCCGCCTGTTCGATGCCATCGTCATTCTTCGCCGCAGCCTGGCCGAGCGTGCGTCGCTGACGAAGGAGCTGAAGCAGCAGGCGGAGACCGACGGGCTCACCGGGCTGATGAATCGCGGCGCCCTCGATATGATTGGTGAGCGTCACGCCGGCAACCGGGCCGGGGAGAATGCTGCCTGTCTCATCCTGATGGACATCGATCATTTTAAGGCGATCAACGACCGCTACGGGCATCTCGAAGGCGATCATGTTCTGAAAGAATGCGTGCGTATGGTGCGTCCGATGTTGCGACCGGGCGATATCTTTGCCCGCTTCGGCGGGGAGGAGTTCGTGATCCTGATGTCGGGTGACGATCTCGCCGGTGCAAATGCACTGGCGAAGAGAATCCGCGCCGCGCTGGAAGCGCATGAATTCGTTCTATCGGATGGCACGACGCTGACCGTGACGGCGAGTTTCGGCGTTGCCAAGGGCAATCTCGGGCAACTGGCCTGGCGGCAGCTGGTCGAGGCCGCCGACGCGGCGCTGTACCGCGCCAAATCCGACGGCCGCAACTGCGTGTGCCATTCGCAGCAGTTGCATCCGACGCTGGTGCCCGATCTTCCGAAAGGTCGTGATGCGGACGCACCGGCGAGGAAACCCGCCGCCGCGCGCTAG
- a CDS encoding DUF3551 domain-containing protein, translating into MNKQKIMLGAIGIAVFSALGASPSLSRDYPFCRKAEAGPGDCRYDTYEQCLAAVSGTASYCQQNFWLQPSGRDIPPRRAPRN; encoded by the coding sequence ATGAACAAGCAGAAAATCATGCTGGGTGCGATCGGAATCGCCGTCTTCTCGGCGCTTGGTGCCAGTCCGTCCTTGTCGCGCGACTATCCGTTCTGCCGGAAGGCCGAGGCCGGTCCGGGCGATTGCCGATACGATACTTACGAGCAGTGTTTGGCTGCGGTCTCCGGCACCGCAAGTTATTGCCAGCAGAATTTCTGGCTTCAACCGTCCGGCCGGGACATTCCGCCGCGGCGCGCTCCTCGCAACTGA